A window of the Entelurus aequoreus isolate RoL-2023_Sb linkage group LG28, RoL_Eaeq_v1.1, whole genome shotgun sequence genome harbors these coding sequences:
- the LOC133644977 gene encoding uncharacterized protein LOC133644977: MKPVAYQNFLSTMYGMAPPVYVVPVPSSTKMACCDKCGFMASDMELFKKHVLEHTAAKLYCSYCQKSVSSQDELTAHMQQHLKQTFTCPYCGIGYVRKLCMVKHIERVHNVSSSQGPPKIGTAMNPPSTFPPVSVPAPFPTRPAVRLDQGGPNSRTVDTKLLSHPNGISNHVLNHNRALTVSLPEEVSIPAGCLVELVEVKTVNGSKELKLRLVSQQDDNDVVITDTRTAVEQNPQAGKTVASKLNPPNATKITNTGMCFVNKKPFETMTPVSTSKSLISNQVSMKRTSEEVINLSEYYPNKVSKIVHHPAKEKTEIPTARIKPVSPGAKHDGVIFVRKTCLVPPEKTELCVSQQKTDERKTSLPEHRKTISAVAGRPVRDMLTSVKVKASSKVRKTPDGINLENQSSSSSNDPSGAAVRVAPLRIKLGKNRPSPKSSFQVPSTLLRLLNESPSVKAPMDSSRRKSGVPAGPPGVGSREKTPEPESFPVISSVFSLSQQPGETQGAMVMALRGIVMDKCHNIEGLKPAADTQDRLPAKRAHVPVKLERHEKIMEHQPVMARNDIKKEANDEKDSMTQMDKNKCLKSGNNELVCNKSSAVVNSVYNLSKYVTVPLTRVDEYGAWKKSRKRPKTRAPKYKRLTSAPSVRTNIQLMPLQSDQLMMQPKPLVSECKTRTSASSVRTEIQLMALKSDQLATPVVSERKPPTSACSVRTNNQLMALTRPKPVVSEYQLPTSVPSVRTENERMALNWDQLNTRPKPVVSECRPPTSAPSVRTENQLRMLKWNQLAARLKPVASECQSQTSAPSVRTQNQLRVLKWDQLAARLKPLAPECKPPTSTPAPRTKNQLLVFKWDQLAAQLTPVVSECQPSTSAPSVRTEIQLMALQSGQRGKPVASVCHPPTSAPGPRTKNQLMPLKSDQLVTNPGPDQPVVILNHPKPRSPVQETDAVTHARRPEKPAKCQILKMRLGKVMGRKYEVTGCTVRVSQ, encoded by the coding sequence ATGAAGCCCGTGGCCTATCAGAACTTCCTCTCCACGATGTACGGCATGGCACCGCCCGTCTACGTGGTCCCCGTACCAAGCTCCACCAAAATGGCATGCTGCGACAAGTGCGGATTTATGGCGTCGGACATGGAGTTGTTCAAGAAGCACGTGCTCGAGCACACGGCGGCGAAACTGTACTGCAGTTATTGCCAGAAATCCGTGTCGAGCCAGGACGAGCTCACCGCCCACATGCAGCAACATCTCAAGCAAACGTTCACCTGCCCGTACTGTGGCATTGGCTACGTGAGGAAGCTCTGCATGGTGAAGCACATTGAGCGCGTGCATAACGTGAGCAGTAGTCAAGGACCCCCAAAGATTGGCACGGCTATGAATCCACCGTCAACATTTCCGCCGGTCAGCGTGCCCGCGCCGTTCCCCACCAGGCCTGCTGTCAGACTGGACCAAGGCGGGCCGAATTCTAGGACAGTAGACACAAAGCTCCTAAGTCACCCTAATGGTATTTCAAATCATGTCCTTAACCACAACAGGGCTTTGACGGTGTCGCTCCCTGAGGAGGTGTCGATCCCTGCCGGCTGCCTGGTGGAACTTGTCGAAGTGAAAACCGTCAATGGGTCTAAAGAGCTCAAACTGAGGCTGGTCTCTCAACAAGACGACAATGATGTAGTCATTACAGACACAAGGACAGCAGTTGAACAAAACCCCCAAGCGGGGAAGACCGTAGCATCCAAACTGAATCCCCCGAATGCGACGAAGATAACAAATACGGGGATGTGCTTTGTGAACAAGAAGCCGTTTGAAACAATGACCCCGGTCAGCACGTCCAAAAGCCTCATCTCCAACCAAGTCTCGATGAAGAGAACGTCGGAGGAAGTCATCAACCTATCGGAGTACTACCCAAACAAGGTTTCTAAAATTGTCCACCATCCTGCAAAAGAAAAGACGGAGATTCCGACGGCGAGGATCAAACCTGTTTCCCCTGGAGCTAAACATGATGGCGTCATCTTCGTAAGAAAGACCTGCCTTGTGCCGCCAGAAAAAACTGAATTGTGTGTTTCTCAGCAGAAAACTGACGAAAGAAAGACAAGTCTTCCAGAGCATCGCAAGACTATTTCCGCCGTGGCAGGACGTCCCGTTCGAGACATGTTGACGTCCGTCAAAGTTAAAGCCTCTTCCAAAGTCAGGAAGACTCCAGATGGTATTAACCTGGAAAATCAGAGCTCCTCCTCTTCAAACGATCCTTCAGGTGCAGCTGTGCGAGTGGCACCTCTGAGGATCAAGCTCGGCAAGAACAGACCCTCTCCCAAGTCCTCTTTCCAAGTTCCCTCCACTTTGCTAAGATTGCTCAATGAATCGCCATCTGTCAAAGCGCCCATGGATTCCTCTCGCCGCAAGTCCGGCGTACCAGCTGGGCCTCCGGGCGTCGGCTCCAGGGAGAAGACGCCGGAGCCCGAGAGCTTCCCGGTCATCTCCTCTGTGTTTTCGCTGAGCCAACAACCAGGGGAAACTCAGGGCGCCATGGTCATGGCTCTGCGGGGCATCGTCATGGACAAATGTCACAACATCGAGGGTTTGAAACCAGCTGCCGATACGCAGGATCGGTTACCAGCGAAGCGGGCGCATGTCCCTGTCAAACTGGAACGGCATGAGAAAATAATGGAACACCAGCCTGTCATGGCACGGAATGACATTAAAAAGGAAGCGAATGATGAGAAGGACAGCATGACGCAGATGGACAAAAATAAGTGTTTGAAGTCTGGAAACAATGAGCTGGTTTGTAATAAGTCCTCTGCTGTTGTGAATTCTGTGTATAACTTGTCAAAATACGTGACCGTCCCTTTGACAAGAGTGGACGAATACGGCGCGTGGAAGAAGAGCAGAAAAAGGCCGAAAACCAGGGCGCCCAAATATAAGCGCCTGACGTCCGCACCCAGCGTCCGCACCAACATCCAACTGATGCCGCTCCAGTCGGACCAGCTGATGATGCAGCCGAAACCCCTAGTGTCCGAATGCAAAACCCGGACGTCTGCATCAAGCGTCCGCACCGAGATCCAACTGATGGCGCTCAAGTCGGACCAGCTGGCGACACCCGTAGTGTCCGAACGCAAGCCCCCGACGTCTGCATGCAGCGTCCGCACCAACAACCAACTGATGGCGCTCACACGGCCGAAACCAGTAGTGTCCGAATACCAGCTCCCGACGTCCGTGCCAAGCGTCCGCACCGAGAACGAACGGATGGCGCTCAATTGGGACCAGCTGAACACGCGGCCGAAACCAGTAGTGTCCGAATGCCGGCCCCCGACGTCAGCGCCAAGCGTCCGCACCGAGAACCAACTGAGGATGCTCAAGTGGAACCAACTGGCGGCGCGGCTGAAACCCGTTGCGTCCGAATGCCAGTCCCAGACGTCAGCGCCAAGCGTCCGCACCCAGAACCAACTGAGGGTGCTCAAGTGGGACCAACTGGCGGCGCGGCTGAAACCCCTAGCGCCCGAATGCAAGCCCCCGACGTCTACGCCCGCCCCCCGTACCAAGAACCAACTGTTGGTGTTCAAGTGGGACCAGCTGGCGGCGCAGCTTACACCAGTAGTGTCCGAATGCCAGCCCTCGACGTCCGCACCAAGCGTCCGCACCGAGATCCAACTGATGGCGCTCCAGTCGGGCCAGCGGGGGAAACCCGTAGCGTCCGTATGCCATCCCCCAACCTCCGCACCCGGCCCCCGCACCAAGAACCAACTGATGCCGCTCAAATCGGACCAGCTGGTGACAAACCCGGGCCCAGATCAGCCTGTGGTGATCCTCAATCACCCCAAACCGCGGTCTCCCGTACAGGAAACGGACGCCGTGACCCACGCCAGACGCCCGGAGAAACCCGCAAAGTGCCAAATATTAAAGATGAGGCTGGGCAAGGTGATGGGACGGAAGTACGAGGTCACTGGATGCACTGTTCGGGTCTCCCAATAA